One genomic segment of Thalassospiraceae bacterium LMO-SO8 includes these proteins:
- a CDS encoding tyrosine recombinase XerC: MTLAPELTCDPALAAAASRWRDWLAHEKRYSKHTLAGYQHDLAAFLRFMADHLGGPPGLAEIEGLKPLDFRAWLADLNRRGLSRTSIARALSCLRGFFRFLEKQGVVRNSAIGALRTPKVPKSVPKALSIEEAFDLILSAPDMADDAWIGLRDRALLTLLYGCGLRIGEALDLNRDQAPGRYGNPADTLMVRGKGNKDRLVPVLPAVRQAIDAYLDICPVAGGGDTPLFLGARGGRLAAGVAQARVRNLRALLGLPDTATPHALRHSYATHLLAGGGDLRTIQELLGHASLSTTQRYTDVDMARLNAVYEDAHPRARKKV; the protein is encoded by the coding sequence GTGACCCTGGCGCCGGAGCTGACCTGCGATCCCGCTCTGGCGGCCGCGGCGTCGCGGTGGCGGGACTGGCTGGCTCACGAAAAGCGTTATTCCAAGCACACCCTTGCGGGATATCAGCACGACCTTGCCGCATTTCTGCGCTTCATGGCGGACCACCTGGGCGGGCCGCCGGGGCTTGCGGAGATCGAGGGCCTGAAGCCGCTCGACTTCCGGGCCTGGCTGGCGGACCTCAACCGCCGGGGCCTGTCGCGCACCTCCATCGCCCGGGCGCTGTCCTGCCTGCGTGGCTTCTTCCGCTTTCTGGAAAAACAGGGGGTGGTGCGCAATTCGGCGATCGGCGCCCTGCGCACACCCAAGGTGCCCAAGTCCGTGCCCAAGGCGCTCAGCATCGAGGAAGCTTTCGACCTGATTTTGTCGGCCCCGGATATGGCCGACGACGCCTGGATCGGCCTGCGCGACCGCGCCTTGCTGACGCTGCTTTACGGTTGTGGGCTGCGCATCGGCGAGGCGCTCGACCTCAACCGCGACCAGGCGCCGGGCCGGTACGGCAATCCGGCCGACACCCTGATGGTGCGCGGCAAGGGCAACAAGGACCGCCTGGTTCCCGTCCTGCCTGCGGTGCGGCAGGCGATCGACGCCTATCTGGATATCTGCCCCGTTGCCGGCGGCGGCGACACGCCGCTGTTCCTGGGCGCGCGGGGCGGGCGGCTCGCCGCTGGGGTCGCCCAGGCCCGGGTGCGGAATCTGCGCGCCCTTCTGGGCCTGCCTGACACGGCGACGCCCCATGCGCTGCGTCATTCCTACGCCACGCACCTATTGGCCGGCGGCGGCGACCTGCGCACCATTCAGGAACTGCTGGGCCATGCGTCCCTGTCGACCACCCAGCGCTACACGGACGTCGACATGGCGCGGCTCAACGCCGTCTACGAGGACGCCCACCCCAGGGCCCGCAAAAAGGTCTAA
- a CDS encoding DUF484 family protein: MPQGKDDVAAETLETADIRLSEDDVAEFLVANPDFFRERLEVLSFMNMPGRFAQEGPQEGAQVVDFQQALLNQQKEAVEELRECVRDVIETSRSNMSVQQRTHAAVLALLGARDFEALIRVVNDDLARLLDVDIVCVGYEPSDNPLSWLVSPEITDLKPGLVDALLGSGGQAKLYRDIADDGSVFGAAAGLVQSAAVARLRPGPRTPVGLMALGSRSDSFFQPGQGTELVVFLARVLENCIERMQEPSM; the protein is encoded by the coding sequence ATGCCCCAAGGCAAGGACGACGTCGCCGCCGAGACCCTGGAAACGGCGGATATCCGCCTGTCGGAAGACGACGTGGCGGAATTCCTGGTGGCCAATCCGGACTTCTTCCGCGAACGCCTGGAAGTGCTGTCCTTCATGAACATGCCGGGCCGATTCGCCCAGGAAGGCCCCCAGGAAGGGGCCCAGGTGGTGGATTTCCAGCAGGCCCTGCTGAACCAGCAGAAAGAGGCGGTCGAGGAACTGCGCGAATGCGTGCGCGACGTGATCGAGACCTCGCGCTCCAACATGTCGGTGCAGCAGCGCACCCACGCGGCGGTGCTCGCCCTTCTGGGCGCCCGCGATTTCGAAGCCCTGATCCGCGTCGTCAACGACGATCTGGCCCGGCTTCTGGACGTGGACATCGTCTGTGTCGGCTACGAGCCGTCGGACAATCCCCTGTCCTGGCTGGTCTCGCCGGAAATCACCGACCTGAAGCCGGGGCTGGTCGATGCCCTGCTGGGATCGGGCGGTCAGGCCAAGCTGTACCGCGACATCGCCGACGACGGCTCCGTGTTCGGCGCCGCCGCCGGTCTGGTGCAGTCGGCCGCCGTGGCGCGTCTGCGCCCGGGTCCGCGCACGCCCGTGGGCCTGATGGCGCTGGGCTCGCGCTCCGATTCGTTCTTCCAGCCGGGCCAGGGCACGGAACTGGTGGTGTTCCTCGCCCGTGTGCTGGAAAACTGCATCGAGCGCATGCAGGAACCCTCGATGTGA